One Mangifera indica cultivar Alphonso chromosome 4, CATAS_Mindica_2.1, whole genome shotgun sequence genomic region harbors:
- the LOC123213523 gene encoding pentatricopeptide repeat-containing protein At1g50270 produces the protein MSITGYVSMCRSGVVPSKHAFHLLLKAFSKSENKKLNPFQFYAHIIKFGFDSDPFIRNSLIVCFGNCGYLKFARKLFDESSVKDVVCWTAMMNSYIKNGCSVEGLQCFLGMRSMDVRIDEKSIASVLNAAGMVGDVWFGRWIHGFYVETGRVQVDIYINSVLVDMYSKCGYCDDARKVFNEMPSRNVVSWSTMISGYVLNDRFKDALHLFQEMLMEDDVKPNESTLTSVLTACAQLGAFDQGSWIHGYINRNTSELHINSSILATALIDMYSKCGWVEEALMVFNNLQEKNKNVYVWTAMINGLAVHGDVVSCLSLFQSMVRNGVHPNEVTFIGVLSACSHAGIVEEGRKVFKSMRDDYGVEPNINHYGCMVDILGRAGYVEEAMKLIEDMPMEPTPGVWGALFGSCMNYKAFQLGEYIGNHLIKLQPDHSGRYALLANLYSKCKRWDAGAHLRKLMKRKGVKKTPGRSWIQVNGVVHEFISLGRLHSESNDSYKMLDCITVQLKIAGYVPDSNLLAFDMDAC, from the coding sequence ATGTCTATCACTGGCTATGTTAGTATGTGTCGAAGCGGCGTGGTTCCAAGCAAGCATGCCTTTCACTTGCTTCTCAAGGCGTTTTCCAAGTCCgaaaacaaaaaactaaacCCATTTCAGTTTTACGCTCATATTATCAAGTTTGGTTTTGATTCTGATCCATTTATTCGTAACTCATTGATTGTTTGTTTCGGTAATTGTGGATATCTCAAATTCGCGCGCAAATTGTTTGATGAAAGTTCAGTGAAGGACGTGGTTTGTTGGACGGCAATGATGAATAGCTACATTAAAAATGGTTGTAGTGTTGAGGGATTGCAGTGCTTCCTGGGGATGAGATCAATGGATGTGAGAATCGATGAAAAGAGTATAGCGAGTGTTCTTAATGCAGCCGGAATGGTGGGTGATGTTTGGTTTGGAAGGTGGATTCATGGGTTTTATGTAGAAACAGGAAGAGTGCAAGtggatatttatattaatagtGTTCTTGTTGATATGTACTCAAAGTGTGGATATTGTGATGATGCTCGTAAAGTTTTTAATGAGATGCCGAGTAGAAATGTGGTTTCTTGGAGTACAATGATATCAGGCTATGTGTTAAACGATAGGTTCAAGGATGCATTGCATTTGTTTCAAGAAATGTTAATGGAGGATGATGTTAAACCTAATGAATCTACGTTGACTAGTGTTCTCACTGCTTGTGCGCAGCTAGGTGCTTTTGATCAAGGAAGTTGGATTCATGGGTATATAAATAGGAATACAAGTGAATTACATATCAATTCATCAATACTAGCAACAGCCTTGATAGATATGTATTCAAAGTGTGGGTGGGTGGAAGAAGCTTTAATGGTTTTTAACAATTTacaagaaaagaataagaatgTGTATGTTTGGACTGCCATGATTAACGGGTTGGCAGTACATGGTGATGTAGTCAGTTGCTTGAGTCTCTTTCAGAGCATGGTAAGGAATGGGGTTCATCCAAATGAAGTCACCTTTATTGGTGTCCTGAGCGCTTGTTCTCATGCTGGAATTGTAGAGGAGGGGCGCAAAGTGTTTAAATCAATGAGAGATGATTATGGTGTGGAGCCTAATATAAATCACTACGGTTGCATGGTCGATATACTTGGCAGAGCAGGGTATGTGGAGGAAGCAATGAAGTTGATTGAAGACATGCCAATGGAGCCTACTCCTGGTGTATGGGGAGCTCTATTTGGTTCCTGTATGAATTACAAAGCCTTCCAGCTAGGAGAATACATAGGGAACCATTTAATCAAGTTACAGCCCGATCATAGTGGTAGATACGCGCTTCTGGCAAACTTGTATTCAAAATGTAAAAGATGGGATGCAGGTGCTCATTTGAGGAAACTGATGAAAAGGAAAGGGGTGAAGAAGACTCCCGGCCGTAGTTGGATACAAGTGAATGGTGTAGTTCATGAGTTCATTTCCCTTGGTAGATTACATTCCGAGTCTAATGATTCATATAAGATGTTGGATTGTATTACTGTACAATTAAAAATTGCTGGTTATGTTCCAGATTCTAACTTACTAGCCTTTGATATGGATGCTTGTTGA